The nucleotide sequence ACTTTTTCTGGCGAAGTCGCTTTTAAATTATTTGAAACCTACGGCTTTCCAATTGAATTAACCGAAGAAATTTTAAAAGAAAACGAAATTAGCTTAAATTGAGCAGAATTTGAAGAAGCTAAGAATAAACACATCCAAGCTTCAAAAGGTGAAAAAGCTAGCGGAATGGACAAAGTTATTAACTCATTAACCTTAGTCAAGAGTAAAGTGGATCACTTTATTGGTTATGAATCATTAACTTCTGAATCTAACATTTTATTCTTATTAGATACTGAAAAACAAGTAGATTCAATTGATGGTATTGGTTATGTAGTACTTGATAAAACTCCTTTTTATGCAACAAGTGGTGGACAAAGACATGATAAAGGTTACATTTTACAAAACGGTAACAAAATTGAAATTTTAGATGTGTTTAAAGACAAATTCGGTAACCACATTCACAAGGTGAAGGGACAATTAGAAGTTAATGACGTGGTTGAATGTTACGTAGATCCAGTAATTAGACTGGGATTAGAACGTAACCACAGTGGTACACACTTATTATTCTGTGCACTTAGAAATATTTTAGGACCACAAATTGTCCAATTGGGTTCAGATAATAATGAAGAAAGATTGACTTTCGATTTACCTGCGGACACTAAACCAACTGAAGAAGAAATTGAGAAAATTGAGCAATTAGTTCGTAGTTACATTCAAAGAGCAGTCGATCGTCAATACTTACAAATGACTACTGATGAAGCTAAGGAGTTAGGAGCTATAATGACTTTAGAAGAATCAGAGTACATGGATCCTAAAAACGTTCGGATTGTTAACTTTGAAGGTATTACCGCCGACTTATGTGGTGGTACTCACTTAAGCAATTCATCAAAACTTGAAAACTTCAAAATTACAAACGTAGAGAAAAAAGCTGCCGGTGTATTTAGAATTAGAGCTATTTCATCAAATAAATTGGTTAATGAATTTTTAGAAAATGAATACCAAAATTTAATCGATGAATTAAACAAAAATATAGAGAAAAACCAAAAATTAAGTTCAGATTATCAAATTCAAATTCCACAAAAAGGAGACTTGGAAACTTCAATTAAAGAAATTAAAGCTCTCATTGAAAAAGTTAGAGATGACTGAAAAGTATTAGAAAAAGAAATGATTGAAAAATCGGCAAATGATTTTACTGAACTATACACAGACCAAAACTTTTTAGTCGTTGAAGTTGCTAATGCTGTGGCAGTTAAGATTTTAGCTTCTCAATTAAGAGAATCACATCCAGATTTAGTCGTGATTGTTACTGATCAAACAATGTTAGCAGTCGCATCGAAAAAACACGATTCAAACAAAATCGCTCAAAAATTGTTTAAACTATTTAACGGCCGTGGAGGGGGGAATGCAATCCTATCTATGGGGAAAGTTAACCAATTTAATTTAGATTCAATTAATTTTGAGGAATTACTAAATGCGTAAGCTAGCATTGGACCTCGGGACAAGAACATGTGGATTCGCAATTAGTGATGAAATGTGCATTATTGCATCTCCTTTGGAAAATTTTCGTTTTTCTGAGAATGCATTTAATCTAGTTATTGAAAAAGTTTTCTTATATTTATCTGAATATAAGACGATTGATAAAATCATTTTAGGTTATCCACTTCGTATGAACGGAACCAAAAGCGAACGTACAGTCATGGTTGAAGAATTTAAAATTAAACTCGAAAATCACTTAAGTGAATCAAATTTCAATATTCCAGTAATTTTAATTAATGAACAAAATTCAACTAAAAACGCCGAATCAGTTTTAATTGAAGCTGGAATGACACGACAAAAAAGAAAACTACATAAAGATAAGTTAGCAGCTGTCTTAATTTTGGAAGACTTTTTAAATTATTATTTTTAAAATATGAGAACAGCATTAACTATTTCTATTTTTGTCGCATTAATAATCGGTTTTGGTATTTACGGTATCTTATTTTATAAGGCTAAAAAAATGCAAAAAGATTTAGTTCGGAAATCTGAACAAGAAACTTATCATACATTACTTAAAATTCGCGAAAATATTGGTGAAATCCCAATTCAGCTTAAAAACGCATTAAAGTCAAAAACAGATGATTGAGATTTTGAGTTTAATTTAAACACTATTTATTTAAATAATTACCAAAGCATTTTGTGCATTAGTAATGATGACTTATATGTTTTTGCTGGACTGCAAGAAATGAGTAAACGTCCGTTTTTCTATTATGAAAGTGAATTTGATTTTGACAAATGAAATGATTTAGTAACTCAAGAAAATCCGAAATTAGTTTCAATCAAACCACTTTCATATGGTAACCAAAAACTTGATTTAGTTTTAGTTTACGGCACCAAAATGGATAATTTGGAAATTTACAAAAACTTTTTTAATCAATTGAATCATAATGGAATGCTAGTTATTAATCAAAAGTTTCAAAAACGTTCCGAATTAAATCAATTTCTGAAATATCTCAATAATGAAAAAGTTAATTATGAGATAGTTTGACACAAAAATAAATTTTTATACATTTCAAAAAAATAAGATATGCAAATAATGTAAAATTAAATTACTTTTTTCAAATCCAAGGAGAAAAAAATGGCAAGAAAAAACATTAGTGAAAACAAAATATTTTTAGCTAGCGAAACACTAGAAAAATATAAAAAAGAATACGAACACTTAGTTAACGTTGAACGTCCTGCAGTTCAAGAAGCTCTTAAAGAAGCTCGTGCACAAGGTGACCTTTCGGAAAATGCCGAGTACGATGCTGCACGTGAACGTCAAAGTGTAGTTGAAGGTAGAATTGCCGAACTTGAAAGTATTATTGACCGTGCAGTTTTAATTGAAGAAACAAACTCACGTGAAAAAGTCGGGATTGGTTCAACTGTTACTTTTAAAAATGATAAAACAAATGAAATTAGCACTGTGACAATCATGGGATCGCATGATGCGAATCCATTTGAAAACAAAATTTCAAACGAAAGTCCCCTTGCTGAAGCGATGTTGGGAAGTTCAAGAGGTGATATTGTTGAAGTTGAAGCTCCAACAAAATACACTATTGAAATTTTAGATATTGAATTTAAGTAATTAAATTATTGATAACTAAGGAGTGAAAATGCTAATTGGTATTAGTGGAATGATTAGTAGTGGTAAAAGTACTTTAACCAAAAATTTAGTAAAACACTATCAAGACAACTGTTTATATCTTAATGAATATGAAGAAAATGATGAAGTTTTTAATACATTTTTAAAATGACTTTATTCAGGTAAAAAAAATATTTCACTTGGTTTTCAATGTTTTGTGGTTGAAAACCATCTTAACCGTGTTGATCGAATCTTAGAAGAGTTCCACGATTTAAAAATGAAGAAAAATAGTGATTTTATTTTTCTAGATCGTTTTTCATTAGAACATTACATTTTTGCGATGATAAATTTTGAAAACGCTCAATCACGTTTTTTCAATGCATACCAAAAAGCATTTGAAGTGGCTGTGACTAAAAAACAGTTACCAAACTTTGTCTTATATCTTGATTTAGACTTTAGCACTTTTAAAGATCGACTTTTTGCTCGTGGTCGGGCAGTTGAAATTAAAAACTGAGATTTAAATGAAGAATACTTTAAAGTTTTACATCAAGCATATCAAGATCACTTCATCAACTTGTGTCAAAAATATAAAATCGATTATGCCATTATCGATACAAATAACCTCAATGCACGTGAAGTGACTAAAGAAGCGATTCGTATTTTAGAAGAATATAAACTGAGCTCAAAATAATTAAAAATTAAAACTAAAATTTGTTTGGATTTTAGTTTTTTTATTTTATAATTAACAGGCAATACATAGAGACAGTAACTGCTTAGCTTAAAAATGTTACCGAATGTATAGTTCTTAAGATGTGTTGCACCTAAAAATTAACGGAAAATGAAAGGGGGCAAAATATGGCTGAATCAAGTCTTAAAATTGCTAAAAGACATGTAGTTAGTGAAATTAAAGAAAAAATTCAAAACTCACAAGCTTTAGCTTTTGCTGAATATCGTGGATTAACAGTTGCTGAACTTGCTGAATTACGTAAAAAAGCTAAAGAGTTGAATGTTGAAGTTAAGGTTTACAAAAACCGTTTATTTAAAATCGCTGCTGATGAATTAGGTTACGGTGAATTATCATCTCACCTAGTTGGTCCAAACATCTTTGCTTTTTCAAAAGATGATCAAGTTTCTGCTGCTAAATTATTAGTTAAATTTGCTGCTGATAACAAAATCATGGTTGTTAAAGCTGGTACACACGAAGGTGTTGTTGTTGATGCTCAAGGTGTTAACGATGTTGCTAGTCTTCCATCATACGACGAAGCACTTGCTATTCTTGGACGTTCACTTATGTCACCATTACAATTATTGGCTCTTTCTCTTAAATTAATAAGTGAAGGAAAATCTGAATAATTCAATTTTGCTTAAAGAAAGGAAAAATATTATGGCTAAATTAACAAAAGAATCATTTATTGAATCATTAAAAGAAATGAACATTAAAGAAATTATGGAACTTGTTGATGCACTTAAAGAAGAATTCGGTGTAGATCCTATGGCTGCTGTTGCTGTTGCCGCAGCTCCTGCTGCTGCAGCTGAAGAAAAATCAGAAGTTACAGTTACATTAAATTCAGCATCAAACAAAGTTGCTGTTATTAAAGTAGTTAAAGACATTTTAAACATCGGTTTAATGGATGCTAAAAAATTAGTTGATGCTTTACCTGCTAAAATTAAAGAAAACATCAAACCAGAAGAAGCTGAAGAAATTAAAGCTAAATTAGT is from Mycoplasmopsis pullorum and encodes:
- the alaS gene encoding alanine--tRNA ligase translates to MNSKQIRQSWLDFFESKKHLIVPSKSLIPVNDPSLLWINSGVATLKDYFSGKKVPPSKRLTNSQKSIRTNDIENVGITARHHTFFEMLGNFSIGDYFKKEAIEFAVEYLLNVLKLPKEKLYFTYYYEDLETKNYWMSHGFGEDHLIPGTKDTNFWEVGSGPCGPNTEIFYDRGEKYDSRGIELLKNDIENDRYIEIWNIVFSTYNSDGEGNYTELKQKNIDTGAGLERIVSILQDAPTNFDTDLFLPIIHQIEEFTDYRYDINNYFTKEDEQRNINSYFKVIADHMRTVVNAIADGAKVSNVGRGYIIRRLIRRSVYKAMQLRVKEPIFLYKLVQVVKDTLPYEYDIEPVANAIKDEEELFSKTIENGRTLLNSHIDQNTKTFSGEVAFKLFETYGFPIELTEEILKENEISLNWAEFEEAKNKHIQASKGEKASGMDKVINSLTLVKSKVDHFIGYESLTSESNILFLLDTEKQVDSIDGIGYVVLDKTPFYATSGGQRHDKGYILQNGNKIEILDVFKDKFGNHIHKVKGQLEVNDVVECYVDPVIRLGLERNHSGTHLLFCALRNILGPQIVQLGSDNNEERLTFDLPADTKPTEEEIEKIEQLVRSYIQRAVDRQYLQMTTDEAKELGAIMTLEESEYMDPKNVRIVNFEGITADLCGGTHLSNSSKLENFKITNVEKKAAGVFRIRAISSNKLVNEFLENEYQNLIDELNKNIEKNQKLSSDYQIQIPQKGDLETSIKEIKALIEKVRDDWKVLEKEMIEKSANDFTELYTDQNFLVVEVANAVAVKILASQLRESHPDLVVIVTDQTMLAVASKKHDSNKIAQKLFKLFNGRGGGNAILSMGKVNQFNLDSINFEELLNA
- the ruvX gene encoding Holliday junction resolvase RuvX, whose amino-acid sequence is MRKLALDLGTRTCGFAISDEMCIIASPLENFRFSENAFNLVIEKVFLYLSEYKTIDKIILGYPLRMNGTKSERTVMVEEFKIKLENHLSESNFNIPVILINEQNSTKNAESVLIEAGMTRQKRKLHKDKLAAVLILEDFLNYYF
- a CDS encoding BC85_0335 family putative methyltransferase translates to MRTALTISIFVALIIGFGIYGILFYKAKKMQKDLVRKSEQETYHTLLKIRENIGEIPIQLKNALKSKTDDWDFEFNLNTIYLNNYQSILCISNDDLYVFAGLQEMSKRPFFYYESEFDFDKWNDLVTQENPKLVSIKPLSYGNQKLDLVLVYGTKMDNLEIYKNFFNQLNHNGMLVINQKFQKRSELNQFLKYLNNEKVNYEIVWHKNKFLYISKK
- the greA gene encoding transcription elongation factor GreA; the protein is MARKNISENKIFLASETLEKYKKEYEHLVNVERPAVQEALKEARAQGDLSENAEYDAARERQSVVEGRIAELESIIDRAVLIEETNSREKVGIGSTVTFKNDKTNEISTVTIMGSHDANPFENKISNESPLAEAMLGSSRGDIVEVEAPTKYTIEILDIEFK
- a CDS encoding deoxynucleoside kinase — encoded protein: MLIGISGMISSGKSTLTKNLVKHYQDNCLYLNEYEENDEVFNTFLKWLYSGKKNISLGFQCFVVENHLNRVDRILEEFHDLKMKKNSDFIFLDRFSLEHYIFAMINFENAQSRFFNAYQKAFEVAVTKKQLPNFVLYLDLDFSTFKDRLFARGRAVEIKNWDLNEEYFKVLHQAYQDHFINLCQKYKIDYAIIDTNNLNAREVTKEAIRILEEYKLSSK
- the rplJ gene encoding 50S ribosomal protein L10, translating into MAESSLKIAKRHVVSEIKEKIQNSQALAFAEYRGLTVAELAELRKKAKELNVEVKVYKNRLFKIAADELGYGELSSHLVGPNIFAFSKDDQVSAAKLLVKFAADNKIMVVKAGTHEGVVVDAQGVNDVASLPSYDEALAILGRSLMSPLQLLALSLKLISEGKSE
- the rplL gene encoding 50S ribosomal protein L7/L12, which translates into the protein MAKLTKESFIESLKEMNIKEIMELVDALKEEFGVDPMAAVAVAAAPAAAAEEKSEVTVTLNSASNKVAVIKVVKDILNIGLMDAKKLVDALPAKIKENIKPEEAEEIKAKLVEAGAEVSID